A stretch of DNA from Candidatus Bathyarchaeota archaeon:
CTAGTAGAGGAGGCTACAAGCTAATGACCTACTTTACCCGTTACAAGGCGGTCTTTGATGCAGTTAAAGCTGCAGTTGAAACCAAAGACTCGATCAAAACTGTGATTCTTGGAGAAAGATTCACTGTTGGGGCTCTTCCTAAAGCAATTATTAACGCTGAGCCCTCTCCGCTTGGTCAAGCTGCTATGGGAGAATTCACTGAAACCAGAGTTCGAGGCAGCATAGTTCTTGTGATACTAGAGTATGAGCCAGAAGACTGGTTCAATGATATCATCGCTGTGATGGGCGACTGCGTAGACGCCATTCTCGCAGACCGTTCTCTGGATGGAGTTGTATTTGATTGCATACCTACGGGTTTTGCTCCTGGAGAAATCAAGTTCAAGGAAAAAACGTTCTATGGCGGTGTTGTCCGCTGGGAGGCAATCTTACATTATGGCTAGAAAGGAAGTTGAAAACTCAGCTTCCCTAGACCAAACAAATTGGAGGAACAAAACTAGATGAGCACACCTTTGTTAGGAAGAAATGCCCGACTATACAAAGACGGCGTAGTGATCGGGTACGGAAAAAACATCAGCGTCAAAGCTTCAGCAGAGCTGATTAAAGACTACAGCATGGACTCTTTGACTCCGGCGATTGTTGCGCCTGGAAAGCAGACCTTTAACTGGAGTGCAGAAAAATTCTACATTAACGGTTCATGGATGACCATGCTCTTGAATGGCACAGAATTCGACATCGTTTTTGCTCCTACTGGCTCAAACACAACACCACCTTACGAAACCTGGTCTGATTGTGTAGTTCTCAACGTTGAGCGAACAGCAGGAGAAGCCGGTGGAATTCTCGAAAAAGTAGATGGTGAAGCAAAGAGCGTTGCAGTAACTGAAGTCACATAAAAGCGGTGAAGTTGATGGAAAAAAAGAAAACCAATGATAAATTAGCAACAGAATATGAACAAAAGATCATAGAAGACGATCTAGCTCAGAAAGCTAAAGGGAAGATCTTTGATCCGGTTAAGCTTCTTGAACAAGCAGCCAAAATCCATGAAGTAGAACATCCCACTTTAGGCAAGCTCCGTTATGGAGAATTAACTTTTGAAGATGCTTTTAAAATCAACAAGTGCCAAACAGACGCACAAAAGACCGAAACAATCGCTTACCTGATGCTGCGCAAAGCGTATCCTGATATTCCACCTGACTTTCTTAGACAGATGCCACTTCTCGAAAGTGCTACGCTAATTGATTTTCTGACTAAACAGCCTGCTTTTTTATCACAGACCAAGAGTTCGCAGAATGGCTCGAAAACAACATCCAAGCACAAGAGATCGGTTTGATCCTAAACAAGTTTCCCCAGTATACTCTCGAAAAATTGCCCAATCTTTCTGTGATTCAGGTAAAATTTCTGGCAAATTGGGTTCGCTGGCATGAAAGGAGAACTAAAAGATGAGCAGCCAAATTGATGTGAGAATCAAGGCGTATGATGAGGCAAGCAAAACCATAGCGGAAGCCAGCAGCAAGATTAAGAAGGAGATGGGTGAGGTTGAGGCGACCAACAAGCGGGTTGTTGCTGCTCAGAAAGAAACTGCAAAATCTAGCAAAGATCTAGTTACCGGCTTTAGTGGAGTTGCCACCTCTGCTTTTTCACTCTATAATGCGTTTAACAATGTTGGGGATGCTCAGCTTAAGATTGACCGAGCAAACCTGCAGGTTAAAACTAGCAATAACAGCGTTGAGAATGCTCAGCGTTCACTGAATTCTGCAATTGAAAAATATGGTTATGGTTCTGCTGAGGCTGAGCGTGCAGCTACCAATTTGGAGATTGCTCAGGATCGCTACGCTTTGGCGGTTCAGACTGCCGAAGAAACCCAAGACAGTATGAATGAAACCATTATAGCTGCTGCATTGCAGGTAATTCCAACTTCAATAACGATGGTCGATAGTCTAAGCAAAGCCTGGAAGAATATTCCTGACGTAAGCGGGCTGCTAACAAGGATCTCAGAAGGCGTGGGAAATGTTGGAATATCCGCTAAGACCGCTGCAATTGGTGTGGCCGCGTTTATGGGCGGTTTCTTGGTCGCTGATCAGCTTTTGGGTGCTATTCCCGAGGACATGCGTGCAATCGCCGGAGCTTTGACTGCTACAATCGCTGCTATAGTTGCGGCTACAGTTGCTTGGATGGCTTTCCATGGAACCATGACTGTTGGTGTGGCAGTTCCTATCATTCTGGCTGCTGTTGGTGTAGGAATAGCTGGAGTAAAAGCTGCAGTGGCCATGGCAGAGGGTGGGATAGTAACTAAACCAACTTTGGCTTTGATTGGAGAAGCGGGACCTGAAGCAGTCATTCCTCTAAGCCGCCAGTCGGGAGGCGCTGGTGAAACTACTCAGTATATTACAGTTAATCCAGTTATCAACATCGAAAGTATAAGCAGCGAATTTGATCTCGCACAAGTAAGTGAGGTTGTGAGCGAAGGAATCGCTGAAGGATTCAGGAGGCGTCTACTGTGAGTTACTCGATAGGCGCTGTCACCTTGCCAACTGGTCCTTCTCGGGCTAGCAAAAGCAATCCTGCGAAGGTTGAAACTTTCGAGATAGATGGAGATCTACCCGTTCTTATTGTTCCCGGATTATCTGTATTGCAATTAACCCTAGAAGGGTCTCTGGTGGGCGATAAATCGTCTATTGAGAGCAATTATTTGTCGCCATTAGAGGCATTGAAGGGAACTGAAGTTACCTTAGCGTTTCCTGATAGCAGATATGACGGCAGTTGGGTTCTCGCAGATTTTAGCTATGTGGAGTTAGATGCTAAGCGGTTCACATACAAAATCAAGTTGCTGAAGGGGAGCAGCCACATCATTTTGTAGGGGGTCTTGGGATGGCTGGTTGGATTTTTGAGTATTTTGACGGCGATGTAGAAGATTGGGTTGAGTTCACAGGCAGAATCGGTGAGATAACTGAAGAACTTAATGGTCACGAAGAAGCTACACTCTTTATTCCTAACAGCTCAGCTAATCGCACGTTTGTTCAATCTGACCAAATCGTCAAAATCACATACAATTCTGTTCAGATGTTCGTGGGCGCCCTCTTTGCTGTTGAATACTCAAACAAAGAGCTGAAATGTATCGTCTATAACGGCGTTTATGAGTTAATGAAGCGCCGAGTCATCTCTGCAATCTACGAAGCTAAACCAGCAAACAACATAATGGAAGAAGTTAGAGTTGCAGCAGGACTCTACGAAGATTTGGGTTCATGCCCAACCACTGCTCTTGACATGAATTTTGACCAAACCTTATGCTATGACGCCATGGTTGAAATCGCCAAAGCCTGTAACTGCGATTATTGGGTTCAAGACGGCGACACACTATATTTGGGAACTCGGGGTTCAGCTCAAAGTTTCGATTCTTCTAAAGCTAAAGTTTCAAAAAGAGGAGTTGACCGAGGCAAGATCAGAGACAAAGTTCATGTTCGCGGTTTTAGTGCAGAAGGCGAAGAACTCTTAGGCGTGGCTGGAACAGGCGATAACGTTGCTGTTTTCTGGAACAATTTTGCTACTACCCAAGGCACTTTGGATCTGTTGGCTGCTAAACTGCTTGCTGAAGTAAACATTGAAGACAGCCAAATTCGGGTATCATGTCCAATCACTGAGGGAGCACATCTTCATCCCGGAGACACAATAACAGTATCCAAATCTGCCCTGAATTTAGATAATACCTACAAAGTAATGAGAACAATCAAGACCCGAACATCATGTATTTTTGAGCTTAACCGATCAATAAAGCGGACAGAAGACATTCTAGAAGAATTATCTAAGACCCGCAACGAAGTTTTCAATTTCACAACCTATGTGTCACAAGGTGGAGGCGGAGGATCAGGAGAAGAAGAAGAGCCTCCTGGAGAGGAAGAATTCGGGTTCATAACAATCAGTTTAGAAAATGGTTATGTTCAAAGTCTTGAGCAGGCACTTTTTGCAGACGCCCTTTTTCATGATCAAATAGAGTTGACTCGATCTGAGGATAATTTATACTGCAATTCTGTTCCACAAGCTTTCTTGCTGGAAGAGAGAAGGCAACTCGAGTTTAGCATGGTTGAATCGTTTTACGTGAACCATGGTGGAACAAAACAGGTAGGAGAAAGTCTTGTCTATCTTGAAACTCAGATTCGCGGAATGACTGGAAACTCTGCTACTGAAGAGTCCCCTGATTTTGAGGAGGAGCTGACGATAACAAATGAGTGAGGATGAATTATGCCAGTAGAAATTGTGAGAGGGCAAGTTGGAACAGAAAACTCTTGGAACACCGGACAAGAAAGTGGTTTCATAGCTTACATGCGAGGCAGCATAGGTGACAACCCATCTCCAACGGAAATTTTGATCATTGCAGAAACAAAGCTGCAAACAGACTCCTACAATCGTTCTGAAAACATGCTTCAAGGAGAAGGAAAACTGGGAGAAGATTTTCCTGATTATTCCGAGTCAACAACGATCACAAATGAGTAACGGAGGTGAAAAAACAAACATGGACTACCCAAAAAGACCCCTAACTATAACGGAATACAACGCTTTGAAGCGTAAGCTTTGCCTTTCAAAGCAGAAAATCAAGGACTTGCTCAAACGCAGAAACACATTCGGCGACATCGTCAAAGTAACTGACGAGATTCTCATCTACGAAGGCGAGAAACTAAAGTATGCAAGCAAAGGTCACATCGTTAACCAAGGTTTAATTCACATCATAAATGCGTTATCAGCGTCCCAAACGCCAACTTCTGGTTATCCTTTCTATCTGTTCTCTCGTGACTGGACAGGCAAAAGCTACTCTTACATGAGGCTAGGAACGGGCGGTAACGTAACTCAGGGAACCACTACCGGATTAACTACGCCTGTGGGGACTGGACCAGACTCTCAAGCTGGTGCTACATCTTCTCCAGGAGGCGGCAACTATCGTGTATCTTGGACTGCAACATGGAACGCAGGCTCATTAACTGCTATCACCGTTTCAGAGATCGGTTTGTTCCTCTATCTGGAAACGAATCTGCAGAACTTCGGTTGGACATACTTCAAAGGTTCTAGTACTGCGTTGTTTAGCAGACTTAGCGCAGCTGACGGAGACTTCACAGCTTTCGAGGTTAACACTAGTGTTCCTTTGACTATCGAATGGCGTCTAACATTCACCTTCGCCTAGTCAACCCTCAATTTCTCTAGACGTTTTTTTGTGCGTCTAAATTCAAATTAAAAGGAAACAAAGCAAAAGATGGTAAAAAACAATCTAAAGAAGACGTTGGGTTCGTTGCGTCCAGGGGACCTTATCTGTGTTGAATGGTGCGACGCTAGCGTAGGAAAAAGCAGCAATTCAGGAATCCGAATTGATATTCCAGTGAAAAGCTGGGGCATCTATGTTGGAGTATTCGGTGAACGGGCTAAACATATTGTTTTGGCTCAGAACAGTTTCCGGTATTCTGATGGACTCTTTGATCTGGATTATACTGCGATTCCTGCTAGTTGGGCTCTGGAACTTGATGTGGTTGCTAAGAGTCACGTTCCTGAGGTTACTGCGAAGAGTCTAGTCAACAGCTTCTTGTTGGGTGGGCATCGGGCGTTTAAGAATCAGAGAACTTTTCAGAGGAGGGCAAGCACTCATGAGCGACTTGATTAAACGTGCGTTGACAAGAAAACGGATCCAACGTGGCAGAGTAGTTGTTGAGGAACCTAACGTTAAGCTGGTTTGGGGTGTTAAATTTGCAGTTGGCATGACTGCTTGTTTGTCGGTTTTGGAGGTTGCGTATCTTGTTGTTTTAGGTTCTTGGAGCAGCGAAATCTTCTCTACGATTACGGGTCTTGTTGGAACCGTTAGTGGGGTCTTGATTGGAAGCCATGCCTAAAGGAAAACCTTGGACCAAAGACCAGGAGATGCAACTTAGAGAATTGTTGCAGGCTGGTAAATCAATTCAAGTTATTGCTAAGACTTTTGGAAAAACACAGAACGCCATTAGACAGAAGATGATTAAGCTTGAGCTAGAAGAAAAAAAGTCAAACTGTTCACTTTTTTCTTCTACTTTGAAGTTGCCCGAGGAGATTCCGAGCATTGAAACCGTGTTGAAGACTGCTCTTGCTGCACTGAAAGCTTTGGAGAAGCCGGGTTTGGCTAAGGTGGAAGTTATGCGGTTGCGGGCTATTATTCAGTCTGCGGCTGTTTGTCAGGTGAAGATTGCCGAGTTCATTGATTATGCTCGGATCGAGGCTAAGTTGATTGAGTTGGACGAAAAATATGAGAAGCTTGTGCAGGAAAAACGCAAGAACACTGCGACCTAAAGATGTTGCATGCAAAGAGCAGCATTTAAACAGTAATTCTTCTGAGATTGCTGATTCAGAAATCATGGAAACTCGGAAGCTAGCTAAAGATTATGAAGAGTTTTGTCGGCAGAGATTGAAGTTTGAGCCTTTCAGCTATCAAAAAGCCCTAATCGAATTATATGAAAAAAGTCAGTTTGTGGCTGCAAGATGGTGCCGTCAAAGTGGGAAAAGCTGGATCGCATCCGGGCTTCTGCTGACTGATGCTGTGAACAATGATGATTGGTATATTGCTGTTGTAGGTCCAAGCTGGCGCCAAACCAAACTGAACATACGTCGGATTTCGATGTTTGAGCGTAGACTGCCTCAGGATTTGTATTTGAAGCCTCAGAAAACAAAACTTGAGTTTCCTAACGGCAGCGTAATAGAGGCGTTCCCAAATAATGCTGACACTATCCGCGGTCACACTTTGCATCGGGTTTGGTGGGATGAAGTAAACTTTACCGCAAATGATTCTGACTTAATGGATGCCATATTGTTTGCGTTGGGAACAACTAACGGAAAACTGCTAGCAACATCTACTCCCTTCAACACTGACAGTCTATTTTGGAAGATGTGCAACCACAAAGACTACACTGATTTCGCTCGTCATCATGTATCTTGGGAGCAGGTTATGTCGCCTGCGGGTCCTTGGAGTAAACCATTTCTTGAAAAGATTAAGCGCCAATTCGGCGAGGATCCAATGCGCTGGAGAAGAGAGATGGAAGCAGAATGGGCTGAAGATGAAGACACCTGGTTGCCCATGTCACTGATCGCAGGTTGTATTGGCACAGACAAAAACTGTGGCGAAGACCTGCAGCCATGGGATCCAAACAAAGGATACAGTGGCGACCTGTTTGCTGGATTGGATCTTGCTCAGACCCGGGATTATTGTGTTTTAGCAGTTTCTGAACGGGTTAACGATAAACTGCTGTTGCGCCATTTGAAGGTGTTTCAACAACCGACCAAATATGCAACAGTGATTGGGTATTTGAAGGCGTTGCAAGACAGGTGGGAAGGCTTTCAGAGAGTGAGGGTTGACAACACCCGGGAAGGTCCTTCGATTATTTCTGACATGGAAGAAGCTGGAATCAACAACGTAGAAGGAGTTACCTTCAATACTTCTCGGAAAAGCGAGATGGCCAGCTTGCTTAAAGAGCGGATGATGACTCAAAGATTCTTTTATCCATTCTTGACGTGGGAAAGACCCTATCGCGGAGACATCTGCAGCGAAATGAACATTGAACGCTTTGAGCTACGCAGGGATGGAGCCCTTAGTTTTAGTCATCCTCATGGGACGCATGATGATGTTTGGTGGGCAGTCGCACTGTCTGTATATGCTACGATTGAAATGAAAAAGCTGGAGCTAGAAGCATTTGCGTTTGGTTAAGGTGAACGGTTTTGATTGATTTGATTAATTTTGTTGTTGGCTGCTTGGCTAGTTTCTTTCTGGGTTTGGCAGCTCATAGTCTGTATTTGCACGAGAAGAAGCGCCATGGCTGGACGTTTGTATGGGACCATAACGAAGAAGAGGAGAAAAAAGATTGAGGCACCGAAGAGAATATTTTAGAATCAACAAATTCGCTAGACGATACGACCGAGAGTCTGGAAAATTCACTTTCAATATTGGTTACGAAACCAAGACTGACATTACTGATAGGACTGTTGAGGTTGCTGAAGCCTTTGGAATGGGCATATCTGACTACCAGCAGCATGTGCTTTACGATAATGTGGAACTGAAAATTGGTCCAAAAGATATTGTGTATTTGACTGGGGATAGCGGTTCTGGAAAAAGTGTGCTTTTAAAAGCTATTTTTGGCGATCTAAAAGCTGGTGAAGCTGCAAGGCTGAGTGAAGTTGAAGTGGATCCTGATAAGCCTTTGATTGATACTGTAGGCGCTACAGTCGAAGAAGGACTTAAACTGCTTTCAAAAGTAGGGTTGAATGATGCTTTTCTTTTTGTTCGCCGTTATAGCCAACTTAGTGATGGACAGAGATACCGTTACAGATTGGCTAAGTTGATCGAGTCTGGAGCTCAATGGTGGATCATGGACGAATTCTGTGCCACTTTAGATCGAGAAACTGCAAAGATTGTTGCCTATAATGTGCAGAAACTTGCTCGTAAACTCGGCAAGGCAGTAGTTGCAGCTACAACTCACACGGACCTTTTTGAGGATCTAGCGCCCTCTGTGCATATTCATAAGAAGTTTGGCAGAGAAGTTTCAGTCAATTATCGCCCAAACAAACCTAGATCTCAATGTAGTTTGCTTGAGGAGATGACTGTTGAAGAAGGCACTTATGAGGATTGGAAGAAAGTAGCTAATTTTCATTATCGCAGCCATAGAGTGGCGTTTATTCAGAAGATTTTTGTTTTGAGGCGTGGGGATCTAGTTTGTGGGGCTGTTGTCTATGTTTGCCCAATGAGTGCTGCCCCATGTCGAAATAGGGTTTTGAAACTCGAAACGATGAAAGATCTGAATGAGAAACTAACACGGATTGCCCGAGTTGTTGTTCATCCAAAATATAGAACGATAGGTGCATCCGTGAAGCTTCTAAGGGATTCTTTGTCTCTTTGTGGAAAACCAAACGTAGAAATGATTGCAGTAATGGCACGTTACAATCCCTTTGCCGAACATGCAGGAATGACCAAAGTTTGCGAGTCAAAACCAGACAAATCGATCCTCCAAGCTTTAGCGGGACTAGAAAAGCTAGGCTTTACCTCTTATCTTTTGTCTGTTCCACAATATAATGAGAAAAAGCTCAAAGGTCTGCTGCCACTAGTAAAAGAGATACTTAAACATTTTAGCTATCCATACAACAGAAGAATCGCTGGAGCACATGGACGCTTCAAAAAGGAAGAGTATAACCTTTGGCTAAAGAATGCTGAAATATGTGAGATTTCTCGAGCACTTGTTCGATTAGCCCAACTCAATCAATCAAAGGTCTATCTCTTTTGCCAAAATGGTTAGCCAGATTTGAAAATCAATTCTATTAACAGAATGTTTTAAATGAATTAAATGTAAGAATTGGGAATGGGAGATAAAAATGGTAATTAGTAGACTTGATCGTGTTCCAATACGTGAAGTCTGGCCAAAAGAAGAAAAAGACTTTACACCTTGGCTTGAAAAGAACATAGATTTGCTCAGCGATGTTCTTGGATTAACTTTAGTTGCAAACGAACGAGAAGCAAAAGTGGGTAGAGCTTTTGAAGCTGATTTGCTCGCTGAAGGTCCGAGTAATGAACTAGTTGTCATTGAAAACCAATTTGGTAGAAGTAACCATGATCATTTAGGTAAGATTCTAACTTATTTGACAACTCTTGATGCTAAAAGAGCTATTTGGATTTGTGAAGATCCTCAACCTGAACACATAGCAGCGGTTGATTGGTTCAATAAATATTCCCCCTCAGATATGGGATTCTATTTACTAAAGTTGGAAGCATATAAGATTGAGAACTCCCCTCCAGCACCTCTGTTTTCGGTTGTTTCTGAGCCCAGTGAATTGATTAAAGAAGCTGGCGAATTTAGAGACGATCTCGCTGAAAGACATGTTAAAAGATTAGAGTTCTGGAAACAACTGCTTGAAAAAAGTAACACCAAAACTTCGTTGTTCACATGTATTTCTCCTGGAAAGGATAATTGGTTATCAGCAGGGGCTGGAATTAGTGGAGTTGTTTTCCAGTATATCATCAGAATGGGAGATGGCAGAGTTCAATTGACCATGGAGAGTCCTGACGCTTCAAAAAATAAACAAATCTTTGACGCCTTATCTAAAGACAGAGCGGAGATTGAAGAATTGTTTGAAGATACTTTAATTTGGGATCGAATGGACGATTTCAAATCTTCGAGAATATGGAAAAACGTCTCAAATAATGGGCTTCGCGATTCTGAATCATGGCCAGCAACAATCGATAAAATGACTTCTGCAATGGTCCGTCTTAACAAAGCATTTGGAAAGAAAATAAATCAACTTAGCATATAATCTCACAAACATGTTTTTGCAAGATTTTCTCCTTTCAAACTTTATCAAAGGGATGTTCGGGTGTATTAAATGCTCCAAGCACAGCTAAGAGGTAAACTTCCTAGAGATTTGGAAAACATGGAAGATTTATTGACATCGAATGTTTTCGGTTCAATAAAATACATACAACCAGAGAAAGGATTACTTCAAATCTTGCTTAATTCGGAAGACAGTGAAGGGAACACTCATACTTTTGATTTCTCAAATATTAAAAATGTAACATATCATTTCTGGCCATGGATTAATGAATCCGGATGTTACGGATGCGAACCTGATGTGTATATAAAAATTGACTTTGAGAATGGCTCAAAAACATTGGTTTTTGTTGAAGCAAAATATCTATCCTCAAAATCTTCAGAATCTGATGAAAAAAAAGAAGCACCATATGATCAATTAGCTCGTGAATATGACAATTTACAAGAACTTGCAGCTAAAGAAAATGCATCCCCAATTTTTCTCTATATCACAGCTGATTTGGGGTATCCAATGATAGATTATGTAGAATCTGTAAAAGATTACCAGAGATACAAACAAAAAGAAATGAGCATGCAATGGATATCTTGGAGGAAAATACCGAAAATATTTACAGATGCTGAAAAAGATAGCATTCTTCATGATTTAGTAAAAGTCATTCAAAGATTGGGATTGACTTTCTACGAAGGAATAAAGACCCTAGAACCACCTAACATTGAATGGTCATTCAAAGCTGTTGTTAATTGGGATTGGTCTGTTTACGAAGACCTGCTTATCGATTGGGAGTTTAAATTGAACAAATGTTTTAACTGGAAATATCAGATAGAGTCAACAAAGTGGCGATTTATAAAATGAGCACAAATGGGGAAACTATTCTTAAATTATTCACTCAGCTCAGAGAAGTATGTGGACATATTTCATTGCTTCTTCAAACGACAGATGAACAAATGTCAAAAGCAGGTTTTAAGAGTGAGGGAAATACTGCAATTGATGGCATTTCATGGGCGATTTATAATCCTCGGCAATGGATTCCCACAACTGCATTTAGGTTTTATCGGCATGCAAATTATCCAAAAAGGCTAGCTTTTGTGTCAGTTCTTCTGGATAGCCATGTTGATATGGTCTATGTTATTAAGGAACCTTACGTAACAGCAGGGGTCTTAGATTTTGGGGACCTTGATATAAGCCTTCAAGGAAATTACTGGTATTCAAGATATTTTGGTTATCTTTTAAAAAATCCAGAGTTGAATCCAGATGGGAAACCATTATCATTTGACAATGATAAACTGGAAAAAGAATTTCAGGGCGGATTCAAAAGTGGGAAGGTATTTGGAGTTCCTTTGGTTTCGATTACTAAACCATCAGAAATAAAGTCAAATATTGTCACTAAATTGATTAATATCTTCAAAGAATTCCAAAACAGCACCTAGCAATATTAATTGCATTAAATCCCATTTGTAATATTTTTACATAAATATTACGAGCCTATTCAAAAGTTATTTTTCCTTGTGTGTCTATTCTGGCTACTTGCCAGTCGTATTTGTTTTTCGTTACTGCTTTTTGTATGTCGCATCGAATTGAGTTAATTGATGTGCAATCAAGAGTTTTGGACAGGAAGATAATGTCGTTTATTGTTTCTTCTTTGTTCATTCCGTTGAATACTACAAAATCTACTGGATGAAGAATTGGTTTCACATCAAATGGATCTAGTTTTAGTCGCTTTAATGAGGGGCATATTGCTTTATGGAATGCTTTTTGTGCTTCTTTTCTTCCCTTTTCTCGGGCTTTTTCTCTGAGTTCTCCTTCTTTTTCTCCGAACTGTTCTTCCTCTTTAGATATTTCTAGTTGTTTCTTTTCAAAATCGTCAAGCCATGTGCCAACATCTGGACCTTTGGTTTTTAGGCGCAGATCAGAGACTCGTTTTATTTCTCCGCAGCAGGGGCAAACACAGAGGATTCTTCTAAATTGCTGAAATTCTTCAAAGCCTGTCATTTGAACACCTTGTAAGATACTTTGTGGTCCTCTATTGCATCTTTGATCGATTTTTGGTGCTTATTTAAACGGGCTTTTCCGCTTTTTACTTCAACAAAATTTATTGACTGTACTCGATT
This window harbors:
- a CDS encoding ATP-binding cassette domain-containing protein produces the protein MGISDYQQHVLYDNVELKIGPKDIVYLTGDSGSGKSVLLKAIFGDLKAGEAARLSEVEVDPDKPLIDTVGATVEEGLKLLSKVGLNDAFLFVRRYSQLSDGQRYRYRLAKLIESGAQWWIMDEFCATLDRETAKIVAYNVQKLARKLGKAVVAATTHTDLFEDLAPSVHIHKKFGREVSVNYRPNKPRSQCSLLEEMTVEEGTYEDWKKVANFHYRSHRVAFIQKIFVLRRGDLVCGAVVYVCPMSAAPCRNRVLKLETMKDLNEKLTRIARVVVHPKYRTIGASVKLLRDSLSLCGKPNVEMIAVMARYNPFAEHAGMTKVCESKPDKSILQALAGLEKLGFTSYLLSVPQYNEKKLKGLLPLVKEILKHFSYPYNRRIAGAHGRFKKEEYNLWLKNAEICEISRALVRLAQLNQSKVYLFCQNG
- a CDS encoding DUF4268 domain-containing protein gives rise to the protein MVISRLDRVPIREVWPKEEKDFTPWLEKNIDLLSDVLGLTLVANEREAKVGRAFEADLLAEGPSNELVVIENQFGRSNHDHLGKILTYLTTLDAKRAIWICEDPQPEHIAAVDWFNKYSPSDMGFYLLKLEAYKIENSPPAPLFSVVSEPSELIKEAGEFRDDLAERHVKRLEFWKQLLEKSNTKTSLFTCISPGKDNWLSAGAGISGVVFQYIIRMGDGRVQLTMESPDASKNKQIFDALSKDRAEIEELFEDTLIWDRMDDFKSSRIWKNVSNNGLRDSESWPATIDKMTSAMVRLNKAFGKKINQLSI